A single Candidatus Bathyarchaeota archaeon DNA region contains:
- a CDS encoding VWA domain-containing protein — protein MSLTRKRFTVASIFLTLMIVAASLSLYKPIVASSMVKIQLCMVLDGSGSINSTEWSIIVEGVADAIRNNLPHDGSVELTIVQFGTPENATVEVGPVVVTEANYRDIANTVGNLTQIGGSTPMAHGLYLGWKTINGSANFGIAEKQVINLATDGAPNVRNYNATNSLDNDTDVDAYDDVIAVVDMAVAQGLDELDMEGIGISDTARDWFVAYVLYPQPGHVAPPFIPGWIMVVADAQEFADTVGEKFEVVVEGPPPEKPVGGAVFPINLFAFAAPWMLAALAAIVMVIGILMRRGYIGS, from the coding sequence TTGTCTTTAACGAGAAAGAGGTTTACGGTTGCTTCGATTTTTCTGACGCTGATGATCGTCGCTGCGTCTCTAAGCCTCTATAAACCGATCGTAGCAAGCAGTATGGTGAAGATACAGCTATGCATGGTCCTAGACGGCTCAGGAAGCATAAACAGTACTGAATGGAGCATCATAGTCGAGGGAGTAGCAGATGCCATAAGAAATAACCTTCCGCATGACGGTTCAGTCGAGCTGACAATCGTCCAATTCGGCACTCCGGAAAACGCAACGGTGGAAGTAGGTCCTGTGGTTGTGACCGAAGCCAATTATCGAGATATAGCCAATACAGTCGGGAATCTTACGCAGATCGGAGGAAGTACGCCTATGGCTCACGGTCTATACCTAGGCTGGAAAACAATAAACGGTTCAGCAAACTTCGGAATCGCTGAGAAACAGGTTATAAACTTGGCCACCGATGGAGCGCCTAACGTACGTAATTATAATGCGACCAATAGTTTAGATAATGATACCGATGTAGATGCCTATGATGATGTGATAGCTGTGGTCGATATGGCGGTAGCTCAAGGGCTTGACGAACTTGATATGGAGGGTATAGGTATATCCGATACCGCCCGTGACTGGTTTGTGGCGTATGTTTTGTATCCTCAGCCTGGTCATGTGGCTCCGCCTTTCATACCGGGTTGGATCATGGTCGTCGCGGATGCTCAGGAGTTCGCGGATACTGTGGGTGAGAAGTTTGAGGTCGTCGTCGAGGGACCGCCGCCTGAAAAGCCTGTGGGCGGGGCTGTGTTTCCGATAAACCTTTTTGCGTTCGCAGCTCCTTGGATGCTGGCGGCTTTAGCCGCTATAGTTATGGTCATAGGAATCTTAATGAGACGGGGTTATATCGGATCTTAG